The nucleotide window ggcctgggagAAGATGCCATCCCGAATCCTTTtaatccttttgctgtggtactgtttcctggatggtagcagcaggaacagtttgtggttgtggtgaattgggtcccCAATATCCTTTGTGCCCCTTTtaaacacctgtctctgtaaatgcccttgatcatgggaagttcacatctacagatgtgcggggctgtctgcaccactccctgcaggttcctgagattgagggaagtacagttcacataccaggcagtgatgcagccagtcaggatgctctcaattgtcttcctgtagaaagctcttaggatttggggcccataaCAAacctcttcaaccatctgaggtgtaaAAGGGGCTCCTGTGCTCTTTTCACaatacagccggtatgtacagaccatgtgagatccttgttGATGTTTGTGCTgaggatcttaaagctgttcaccagatccattgacgtcaataggggctagcctttctccattcctcctgtaatccacaaacagctcctttgtttttgtgacagtcagggaaaggttgttttcttgacaccagtcagatgttgttcagacctcagacagagtcagcaatcaaatggttgagcatggtatgaatgtgctgagctgcgttTATCACAATGAAAGAAGCATCGTAGGGAAGCCAGATAAGctgaggacagggaattatgatattgtagccattattgggacttggttgcacccaacagtctgagggatttagaggaacaaatttccagagagatcgcagaccatgacaagaaacaaaggttgtttCAGCAAGTGCTTTTAACTTTCCAGATATTGTCTGACtcctatactgtaaaaggactagatggggtagagtttgtcaaatgtgctctTGATCAGTACGTAGGATTcccgatgtagaagtgtgcaataagctgttaggaaatgatccagggctggtgatagcaattagtgatcataatgccatgagattcaaagtaaatatggaaaaagagagatctggatcacgggttgagattctaaattggagaaaggtcaattttgtggtatcagaaaggatctggcaactgtggtttgggacaggctgttttctggcaaaggagtacttggtaagtgggaggccttcagaagtgaaattttgagggtgtagagtttgtacgtGCCtgacaaaataaaagttgaaaggtaactggggcagagaaccttggttttcaagaggtattgaggccctggATATGTTGTttctctaaatgcctcagactgttgggtgctaccaagtcACATTAATGTGTACAATATCATGATTccacgcactgagctcatctgactttttttttaagtcatcttctgttggtttctaaaagcttcccaatggtttttgctcttttgtttgccctctctttggcttttattttggctttcacttctcattttagccacagttgtgtccttctgcctttccaatgcttccacttcttttggatgtatcgatcactcagctcccgaattgctcccagaaactccagccattgctgctctgttgtccctcctaccttttcccttccaaacaagtttgtccagcttctctgtcacagaaacgtggagaagttcagtacagaaGCAGGCTACTTGGCCCAgctagtcaatgctgaaaaaacaTTTAAGTTGTCAAATGCAACTATCTGCAAGGGGACCATTGCTCTCCAtaaccctaccatccaggctcccatccaaacttcttttaaatgctgaaaccgagctcatattcaccaactgtgctgacatctcattccaaACTCACACAACCATTTCAGTGAAGACTTTTTCCACACGCTTCTGTTAAATTTTTGCCTTcaccacttacccatgacctctggttatcaccgcacccaacctcagtggaaaatgctgcttgcatttaccgtaTATGTACCcaaataattttgtatacttctaacaaaacctcaaagcaatgtatgattcccttgtttatgtttagagcataTTTTAGGTgaaaagatgatgaggggcattgatcgtgtggatagccagaggctttttcccccaggTCTAaagtggctaacacaaggggcgtagttttaaggtgcttggaaatagatactgaggggatgtcaggggttagtttttttacacagagagtggtgggtgtgtggaatgagtaccggctatttgtgtgagagtgtttcagttactgtggggccaggcacccatgctgctcagtgggaacagggaataataccaatggaaaGAGTCAAaatgagccaggtcacagattggagacggcagaaatgccccattctcatagagacaggaggagcatcagagaatttgatggtcattccagatactagcactgtgcccagttagaagatgactgctctctccaacttgggttgaacttcactctAATGGTGTGAAGCCATATCACACCTTGACGagtcaagtgatctcatctgaaatgttgtcctacacccattgatggatttagtaaatctttttacaggttgaaAATGATGAGGAATTTGTCGACTGGAATCTCAAGCAGatcacgccagttttgctgtctctgaccAGATATTtacgaagtggagcaagggattcacttcatcttccttcctgttcagactgtggggagggattcactcgatcatctgactGACTTCTACGCCCGTTATTTTACATGGGGAAACCCATTCACCTGCCCAGACTGTGGGAATGGGTTCAGTTGGtcgtctcaactgaaggtacatcagcaagttcatactgggacaaggccattcacctgttctgtgtgagagaagggatccagtcggtcttcccacctgtggacacaccagtcagttcacactgggcagaggctggtcatctgctgaaattGTGGGGAAAAATCcactcggtcatctgacataATGgctcaccagtgagttcacactggggacaggccgttcacctgctcggactgtgggaggggattcacttgcccatctgacctaatggctcatctgcgagttcacactggggagaggctgttcatctgctcggactgtgggaagggattcactcagtcatcccatctgaaggtacaccagcgagttcacagtgggcataggccgttcacctgctcagactgtgggaagggattcacttgctcatctaaactgaaaatacatcagcgagttcacactggagagaggccgttcacctgctcagactgtgggaagggatttactcagtcatctgaactgaaggtacatcagcgagttcacactggggagaggccattcacctgctctgactgtgggaagggattcccttgctcatcccaactgaaggtacatcagcgagttcacactggcgagaggccattcacctgctcagactgtgggaagcgattcacttgctcatcccatctgaaggtacatcagagagttcacactggggagaggccattcacctgctcagactgtgggaagggattcacttgctcatcccaactgagggtacatcagagagttcacactggggagaggccattcacctgctcagactgtgggaagggattcactcagtcatctcaactgaaggtacatcagcgagttcacactggagagaagccgttcacctgctcagactgtggaaagggattcactcggtcatctgacctaatggtacaccagctagttcacactggggagaagccgttctcctgctcagactgtgggaagggattcactcggtcatctcaactgaaggtacatcagagagttcacactggagagaggccattcacctgctcatactgtgggacaggattcactcagtcatcctccctaatgaaacaccagcgagttcacactggggagcggccattcacctgctcggactgtgggaagggattcatttgctcGTCTAACCTGAAgtcacatcagcaagttcacactggtgagaggccattcacctgttcagactgtgggaagggattcattcggtcgtCGTACCTGATggctcaccaacgagttcacataagggagcggccgttcacctgctcagactgtgggaaaggattcccCTGCTCATccgaactgaaggtacatcaacgagttcacactggagagaggccattcacctgctcagactgtgggaagggattcccttactcatcccaactgagggtacatcagcgaggtcacactggcgagaggccgttcacctgctcagactgtgggaagagattcactcagtcatctgaactgaaagtacatcagcgagttcacactggcaagaggccattcacctgctcagactgtgggaagggattcccttactcatcccaactgagggtacatcagcgaggtcacactggcgagaggccgttcacctgctcagactgtgggaagggattcactcagtcatctcaactgaacgtacatcagagagttcacactggtgagcggccgttcacctgctcagactgtgggaagggattcacttgctcatcccaactgagggtacatcaacgagttcacactggggagaggccgttcacctgctcagactgtgggaagggattcacttgctcatcccaactgagggtacatcagagagttcacactggggagaggccgttcacctgctcagactgtgggaagggattcacttgctcatctcaactgaaggtacatcagcgagttcacactggggagaagccgttcacctgcccagactgcgggaagggattcacttggtcatctcaactacagagacaccagcgagttcacagtgggtagaggctgatcacctgctcagaccttgggaagcgattcactcagtcatctaggtgtatgtaactcttgcttcggctagcagcttaatgtaggggtgatagcccccagcccagccaaacttgtgaaatctcgtttgggtggatgctgtgtgatgtgtcccctgttacaaatcagttccccgaaattacaaacagtacacaatatgcgattaaacgattgagctttataattcttactttgattaTAGGGTTCGTAAAGTAAACAAAGAAAAAGGGCccgctctctccattcacgtcttctcatctctccctagCGAAAGACCACAaattctctcttccagactcacaagaaagaatgtttctctcattggatcgccccacactccaaaaccctgttatctctagtcttaacctaaacattgctgctgcagagaaaccattacctcagcagtgaaacattgcagagaggccattacattagcagtgaaacattacagagaggccattacatgagCAGTGAAACCTTGCAGCATGTTATAcatgtgacacactaccgggttcacagtggggagaaagtttcaataagctgcatgctggatatttgtccatcaccgttgctgaatgcaatttcgagagtgactgtcggtgctgaactctgcaattattgctgctgctcaccacacccagttctgcaccctggtcactgggaatgggaggagtttcttctttcacctttaatgggactggtgtttaatattctgaatctgaaacaaataaatcagtttattttaaactctgtctctggtacttaagtgaatttataacacacctagtgtacggTAGAGAGTCAGCTCTGgccagctggaccctgccagtgattctgttccatgacagtccttttaaatcctcccctgtacgGCCAAAACAGCATGGTTTTCCTCTTCCCAGACAGATCTCTTGGAATTTTTTGGTGAAATACGAAAGGTGGTGGGTGttgtttgtttggattttcagatggttctGAACAAGGTGCTGCagctgaagctgcttaacaagaccaCAGCTCATGgtatttgatgtctctgtgctgctcccgctggagtttagaattatGGGCGGGTTTCCTGACTGCTGTAAAGCcaagatagagaggatgtttcccataatgcGTAGCCCAGGACCAGGGGTACACCCTCAGACTACAGGGAAATCAATTCATAAGAAAGAGGAAGTCTTATGATATTATGTTTATTCAACATGGCCATGACTGATCTATGCTTCTGTGTCTATCCCCCTCTATCTCCACCTAAAATGTACCCAGTCAGCCGCCTACACTCAGCTAGATAGACACTTCACTGATACTAAAGGAATTTACATGGAAGATTTAGAATTTTAGAAATTTCCATATGTCTCCATTTAAAATGAGTGGCCCTTTTCGATCCCTGTCAGTTTCTCTCTCACTGATCAATATGTCCCTTTCCCTCGTATATCTCCCCCGTCTCAATCCCTGGTTTCTATCCCAGCTTaactccccatctctcttcccTCTCATATTCCCTCCAATATCTCTCCTCCGTCATTCTCTCCCATGCCTCTTTCTGCCCCTCACTTGCTCCCCGTTTATTTCTTACCCACATCCATCTCACTCTTCCCGCAATTCTCTCCCCTCACTGGTTGTTgccaccatctctctcccctctgttTCTCACCTCTAACACTTCCCTGCCAGCTCTCCTCAGTCTTGCTCACTAACACCCATAGTCTCTcgattctctctccctctttttcacaaccaccactcagcctgttctctcctccctccaaccctccctccccctctttctctatctcttcctcccccttctctctttctccctcttcctctatctctctgtcactctctccctcctctgCTTCATCCAACTCCAAACGCCAGTATGTTCCGATGTCACCAAGGCTACTTATCTTGTCGATGTCACTGTCGCATATTGAAAGGGACGGGTTGCTATCCTGGAGTGAGCACGGGCTGAGATTCAGTgtcggggtgggggtgtggtttgtagacagaaaggggagaagagaggtgagagtgagcgGAAGTTGGGGTGACTGGAGTaggagagggaggtgaggaagtGGGAGAGGATGTATTAGgataagaggggagaggaggaaatGGAGAGTGAGAGAAGACGGAGGAGAAGCAGAGAGGAAGGTGTGCTGAGAATTGAGAGGAGGGTGAAGGGTAGGGAGAAAGGGAGTGGAAGATAAAGTGAGTGCACTATGGAGAGGAGCAAGCAAGATTTGAGGGAGCTGCACACACAGTGTTGAGGGAGTCCCATTCCCTCTGTCCTACTCACTGTAACTCTTCTAAGGatgtattttcatcaatgaaaacaggattcaacaTGCTGCGAGCATGTACTATTCTGAACTGAAATGAAAGCTCAGACcagaaagatgaagaaatgatCACAATCGAGCAGTTATTCCCTCTGGGGTGGTTACATGTCCTAAGATGGCTTTAGGAGCAAATAACACTCGCTAGGGGGACATTAAAGAATCTTGGTGGGGCGATAAGCCGCCTCTAACTTAAGGCATCAGATCTGACCGACcattagtagagcaggcacttccaaaaaagGTGGTGGCGCTGGGACACAGGAAGAAGCATCGCACTGCAGGCCTTGAGCATTCGTCATCACAACGCGTCTGACACTTGGCGATCTCGTCCGACCTAACCACCCTAGCAGACGTTGCAGATGCATAAGTTAGTGACGGGGGTACTGGACTGTTCTCAACTCGCGGCACTGGGGCTAAAGTAGGTTGGGAAACTCTGCTAAAGAGGATTGAGTTAACCAATGGATGAGCATAACCGTCCACGGGTGAGATCCACCATCTGAGCAGACAAGGTGTCAATGTGAAGCGTCTGAGGTCAGGCTCAAAACTGGAGATCTCTTCTCAGAAGCTGAGTGGTTCCTTGTGTCAATAGAGGACCAGGCGGTTGACAGAAAAATAACAAACATGCACTTTGAAAGAGTAACAAATTCAAGACGAAGTGTTCCTTTCTCAGGCTCTAAAGCAGAATATGCCATTTGATTGCTCACACAGTCGCCATCAAGTGGCAAGCATCATTCATTCAAAATCAGGAAGGAAGGTGACATTTCTCCCTGGAGTAGGAATTTGGGTGTTCCATGGAAATTTGCACAATTATGAACCAAATCCAGGAGTTCTGTAGTGTTAATCATTTCTCCACAACAGCTTTATCTGATACCAAGGACAAGTGCGAGATTTACTGTAAGCTCCTTAGACTGGTGACTTTCTTTTTCATTTCATCCTGCCGCAAAAGACTGAAGTAACAAATGAGATGCAATTTTGCTGATTAGGTTTTAAATACCCTTGGATGCTCTCCCGCTTTATCATTAATGACAGGGTTGTGACGGTGACAGGGCTGGAATATGCTGGGCAAATAAACAGAAAAGGTAAGGTGAGATAGAAGGTGGATGTCGCGGGCTGAAGGTGTGAATGTGTGTTTGCCTGTGTTGTCCTCTCTCGGGCTCTAAACCAGTTTTATTCTCTCCGCTGTCATGTTCTTCGGTGACCGTCCATTCTGCAGTGTCCAGATGGAAATCACGGCAACCGCCTCTGAGAAGAGGTTAGATATTTTGTTTGTTAATTAGTTGAATGGGAGTAACGACGTTAGAACAGTAGTAagacagtcatatcccacccacccgggatccgtatagtatcCCGTCTTTGGAACGCAGTCTccgggtatattgtcaatcactttcacaggtTGCAATGTAAGAAGTAGGACACATGATTCAAACAGACCAGAACACTGGTTGTTATCAGAACCACagacgcagttttcccggtgcaatactttactCTCCACCTCTGGAAACAGAtgacgacaaaccgatcaaagggaAAGGTGACAACTGACCAGACAGAGGAGTCTGTGGCTGTCTCTGTCAGGGCAGCAATCAcactgcatacgggggtgatgGCCAGGAAAGTCccagggaagtaataataactgagcgGGCACAATATCACCACCAAGACAACGGTCAATAGATCCACCGTTGTCacggccaccaggtagcgagtggtgcaggtggagaggccgcacattccccgggacaggatcacaatcgccactaaattcatttggggtgggggtggggacagCAGAAGGAATCAATGAATTACTCTCTCACGCTCTGGGACAGAGATAAGCTGTAAAGAGAGAACAATCAAACCTGGCGGGCGCTCAATACTGGAGGTTTAAAAGGCGTAAATCGTGCTTCGCAGACTGAGCAATGGTGCGCAAGCAGGGAGGAAGGTTACATACTCGGTACTGCAAGAGGAGCAGGATTTGGGAATGAGGCACTGTCAACTGATCGCCAAGGGAGCTTTACGACCGATGTGTAAAGTTTGAATACCTCGGCACTTCCTTCATATCCTGGCACTCATCGCATGTCGCTACGCCCCGCTGCCTCTGAGGTTGTCCATTTACAACGTTCAAAGTTCGTAGCACATTTACTTCCTCTGTTCGCAGGCGTTCATCTCCTTTTCGACTCCCGTTTGTCACCTGCCCTCGCCGGCCCAGCTGGGCTC belongs to Hemitrygon akajei unplaced genomic scaffold, sHemAka1.3 Scf000085, whole genome shotgun sequence and includes:
- the LOC140722696 gene encoding uncharacterized protein; the encoded protein is MAHLRVHTGERLFICSDCGKGFTQSSHLKVHQRVHSGHRPFTCSDCGKGFTCSSKLKIHQRVHTGERPFTCSDCGKGFTQSSELKVHQRVHTGERPFTCSDCGKGFPCSSQLKVHQRVHTGERPFTCSDCGKRFTCSSHLKVHQRVHTGERPFTCSDCGKGFTCSSQLRVHQRVHTGERPFTCSDCGKGFTQSSQLKVHQRVHTGEKPFTCSDCGKGFTRSSDLMVHQLVHTGEKPFSCSDCGKGFTRSSQLKVHQRVHTGERPFTCSYCGTGFTQSSSLMKHQRVHTGERPFTCSDCGKGFICSSNLKSHQQVHTGERPFTCSDCGKGFIRSSYLMAHQRVHIRERPFTCSDCGKGFPCSSELKVHQRVHTGERPFTCSDCGKGFPYSSQLRVHQRGHTGERPFTCSDCGKRFTQSSELKVHQRVHTGKRPFTCSDCGKGFPYSSQLRVHQRGHTGERPFTCSDCGKGFTQSSQLNVHQRVHTGERPFTCSDCGKGFTCSSQLRVHQRVHTGERPFTCSDCGKGFTCSSQLRVHQRVHTGERPFTCSDCGKGFTCSSQLKVHQRVHTGEKPFTCPDCGKGFTWSSQLQRHQRVHSG